The following DNA comes from Brassica oleracea var. oleracea cultivar TO1000 chromosome C5, BOL, whole genome shotgun sequence.
GAATTGCTGAAGTTATAGAGTTGATTTGGTGAGAAATAAAACTGGTGTATGAATCATTTGATCACACTGTGGCGTGGAGGAGTTGAGAAGTAAATCGTTTCTCTCCTTGGCAAAAAGATTTTGGTGCAGAATGCATAGAACACTAATGTCTCGTACACATATAGGATTGTTTCTTTAGAGGGCAAGCTGGACTCAAATGATGTGAACCCCCTTATGCTTGGTTCTTTTGTAAGTTTTTCAATCAAAAACTTGAATATAGAGTTAGTTTGTACTATGTTTTAAGAAATAGTTTAAGTTTAATAAGAAAAATCAAAAAATTTTGGTGTTTAATTAAATTTTTTTTTTAAGAATCCTTAAATAAGAGATTTGCAATGGAGCACATAAATTTTCTGGTCTTTTAATCCAGTCTCTTAATTCACTTTTACAATTAAAAAGTATTAAAAAAAAATAAGAAACCCATTTAGGGTCTCTAGGATAATGGTGCTCTAACCTTCTGCAAGTATTTATTTTTTAAGAAAGTATGTTTAGAGTTTTTTTTATAAATAGGCTTAAGTATGTGTTAAGTAGAGTTTTGGGGGTTACTAAGTTACTTCTCTACAAGGGACAAACTGCCAAAAGTTGAAAGTTGAAATAACAATCATCAACATCCCAACCGAAAGCGATCGTGGAGTCTGGAGATAAACGTATGTAAATAATTAATATACTGTAATAAATACTAAGCTATCATATAGTTGAGAGTTGCAACTAATCTCTATCATTAAAAGAGAAGTACCCATTAAAAAATATCCTAAGTTTTCTAATTTATTTACACTTACATGCTACTGAAAATTAACTTAAACTACTTATTTTAATGCTTGTCTTTTCCAATTAAATTAATGAGTTTTTTTATTGGTTTATATATTTTGATTGATTTAGAAATCCATATAGTATTTATAAATCCAAGTAAAATATGCAAATCCGGAGGTTTTCCCTCGGATTTGAGTCTTTGTATTTTTAACTAAAAAATCCAAACAAATCCATTCAAATCCATTATAAAATCAAATATATTAGTAAATCCGTACGATTGAATAACACTTGATTTGATANNNNNNNNNNNNNNNNNNNNNNNNNNNNNNNNNNNNNNNNNNNNNNNNNNNNNNNNNNNNNNNNNNNNNNNNNNNNNNNNNNNNNNNNNNNNNNNNNNNNNNNNNNNNNNNNNNNNNNNNNNNNNNNNNNNNNNNNNNNNNNNNNNNNNNNNNNNNNNNNNNNNNNNNNNNNNNNNNNNNNNNNNNNNNNNNNNNNNNNNNNNNNNNNNNNNNNNNNNNTTTTAACATATTAATGTTATGGACATTTAATAATTATCTTGACGAAAAACAAAGACTATAAATAATTTATTATTAATAAAATTATGAAATTATTTACAATTTGATGACTAATTCATCGCCCTTTTTTATATGTTAAATTTTTTATAGAAGTTTAAAAATCATTTTTTTTGTTTTAACATGTATAACTAATTTATAATCTTTTATGCCATATTAAGTCATAATATAATATTTCATCATATTTTACATTAATAATCATTGTTTTTATATATCGTCTACAATTCTCTAATTACGTCTATTTGTTCAATTTTTTATATGATATCGAATATTCATCGTAAATAGATGGTTTAAGATGCCAAAAAAAATATTTACTTGGTGAATATAATATATCAAATATTACAAATACATTATTTAGTTAAATAAATAACCAAAAACGGAAAATTCAAATCCGCGCTGGCGCGCGGATAGGGTCTAGTTCCTTTATTAATCTCAAAGTCGATATAGATTTCTTCTTTTTTTAATATATAAGATGTGTGTACGAATTTATTTATTGTTAAAGGGAAGTTATAGTTAGCCGCTGGTTGGTTCGACACCCCATAAATTTACTTTGTATTATTGTACTCATTATCCGTATAAAGGAGGACCATTGTTTTATTTGCACGTGTTTATGTAATGTATGTATCGTCACTCCACACCAAGTATATAATCGATAGTAGTCTCTGATTATGTTGGAGTTGTATTACTAGACTAATGTTACTTCGACGTTACACCAATTTAAACCCCAAAACAACAAAACGACCCTTGTGTAACACAAATTCACTGTTGTTGTATCTCACTTGCGATTTTCCAGCAATGATATGAGGCGGTTTTGGATATTGCAATAATTAAAAGTTCTGAATACAATCAGAACATTAACTCACACTCACCCACAGAAAAAAACGATACGTACTTCCATTTTCTACTACAAAACTTGGTATTACATAAAATTGAGGTTTATTGAATACAATAGACATTAATGAGTGGCTTACAAGTTACAAGTATGAACCAGCCATGTAACAGAATTCATCTGAACAAATGTGACAAGTTTTTTTATTTTCTTCAGGTCTATGGATGGTCATCCTTTTTTGTAATTAAAATGAAATATAAGCATTTCTTGATAGTTACTACTCTCTACGTTTCTAAATAAGTGTTATTTTGACATTTTTCACACATATTAAGAAAGTAACAAAAATATATGTAATTTGTTATTAATTATACTTCTCTAACCAATAGTATTTGAGGTCAATAAAATTATTTATAAAATCAATGCAATTTTCAATTAATTTTCAGTTGAAAGTAAATATAATTTACATTTAAATTGTAAAACGATATTTTTTGTAACAAGAAAAAAATTTAAAATGACACTTATTATGAAACAAATGAAATATATGATAGGTTACATTCGTCTCTGTAGTTCTGGAACTAAAACCAAACTATCTCCTTGAAAGATTTTCCTATTTCCCAAACGCCAGCTTGATTGCAAAGCTCAAATTAAACTTACAGTCTGGCGTGTTAGGTGATGATCGATTGTAGGAGTATATATTATGTCCATTACTCCATTCCACGTGCACCAAACTAGAACTATAACCAAAACTCATTACGTTTCGGTACGGTAAAATTATTACTTGATATTTTGTTTGAATTAGCCTGATTTCAGATAAGAAGGAATCAACATAGAATTATTTAAATAAGACAAAATATAATATGTGTATATGGGATATTTGTCACTTTTAAATGATTAATTTGCTAAAATAGAATTAGTTGATTCAATTCGGTTACACTAAATTCATGTTCGATTTTGTTTTCAGATATACCTAAATAGTATCTTTCAATTCATTTTACATCATCAATTTTAGGAGAATAACCGAGAAAATATATTTTTGGTTTTCTTATTTAAGTTCTAATGGTTGTCCCTATAAAGTTGAACAAAATATATTGTTTGTTTGCACACAAAAAAAAAACACACAAAAAAAAACATAAAACGAAAAATGACTTTTGCGAGTTTTTGTACCACGCCGTGTAACTTTTGAACTGTTATTACGGAAGTCATTGACATCCGTTAAAAGGAACATAACTGACACACATCTCGTATCTTGATTTTTTTTTCTTTGCATGTTATAGAAAAATGAGAAGAAGATTCCAAACTGATGAGCTGAAGTAGGATAAAAGGTATTAACTCGTTAATCATTTGCACCATAAATGACGTTTCTCTGGTTACAATTGGAAATCAAGAAGAAAAAGGAAATATTATTTGGTAAATGAGTGAAATAAAAATATAAACACATAGAAATGGGTAGCCAGAGAGAGAGAGAGCGTTGAGTGATGTGAAGCTTGAGCCTTTGCATTAACTCCTCTCAACGCTCTGTTTCTCCTTTATATCCCACTTTCCTTCTTTCCCTTTGTCACCTCCAAATCTCACAGGCAAAACACTTAACCATGTCGCCTCCCAAAATGCCTGATCTCTCGACCTCCACGAAGCACAAATATGTTAAACTCGGTTACCAATACCTAGTCAACAACTTCCTCACCCTTCTTCTGATTCCAATCCTAGCATACACCGCCCTTGAGCTTTTCCGAATGGGTCCTGAAGAGATCCTCAACCACTTGAACTCACTCAACTTCAATCTCCTTCACATCCTATGTTCCTCTTTCCTCATCATATTCGTTTCAACCGTTTACTTCATGTCCAAGCCACGCACCATCTACCTTGTTGACTACTCTTGCTTCAAACCTCCCGTCACTTGCCGTGTCCCGTTCGCTACGTTCATGGAACACTCTCGTCTCAACCTCATAGACAGTCCAAAGAGCGTTGAGTTCCAAATGAGAATCCTCGAACGATCTGGCCTCGGAGAAGAAACTTGTCTCCCTCCAGCTATTCACTACATCCCTCCAACTCCAACGATGGATGCCGCTAGAAGCGAAGCAGAGTTGGTTATCTTCACTGCCATGGACGATCTCTTCAAGAAAACAGGTCTTAAACCCAAAGACATCGACATACTCATTGTTAACTGCTCTCTTTTCTCACCAACGCCTTCTCTCTCGGCCATGATAATCAACAAGTACAAGCTCAGGAGTAACATCAAGAGCCTTAACCTCTCCGGGATGGGATGCAGCGCTAGTCTTATCTCTGTTGATGTAGCACGTGACTTGTTACAAGTTCATCCTAACTCCAACGCTGTGATAGTTAGCACTGAGATCATTACTCCTAATTACTACCAGGGCAAAGAGAGAGCTATGTTGCTCCCAAACTGCCTTTTCCGCATGGGAGCAGCGGCTATTCTTCTCTCTAACCGCAGATCAGACAGGTGGAGAGCTAAGTATAACCTCTGTCACCTTGTCAGGACCCACCGGGGTGCGGAAGACAAGTCGTACTATTGCGTTTACGAGCAGGAAGACGATGAAAGTCACGTCGGAATCAACTTGAATAAAGATCTCATGGCCATTGCTGGAGAAGCCTTGAAGTCTAACATCACCACCATAGGTAACTCAAAATCCTTATTACAATATGCTTTGATTACATGATTTTCTTTTCATTCCTAACGATATACTCCCTTGCACCATGATTAACCAGGGGTTCTTAGAGTGAGGTTCTTAACAGAAGTTAAGAAACTGTTTCTTAATTTTTAACTAAAAAAGCTAAGAACCGGTTCTTAAATAAGGACTTTAAGAACCGGTTCTTAGTTTTTTTAGTTAAAAGTTAATAAACAGTTTCTTAACTTCCGCTAAGAACCCCATCCTAAGAACCTCGGTTTAATTATACTCTTAGTTGCAGGATACTTTTACAAGATTTCTATTATTTTCAAATGTAAAATATTTTAAACATGTTAATTTTAACTTTATATTTTACAATCATTTTTATAAAATAGTTAAATAATTTTTTTATTTTTAAAAAAAATTCTCTTGAAAAAAAAACAATTTATTTTTTAGTTTTACTCATAACAGCATACATTATAAACCGATGGAGTATCATTAACTATAAGAGCTGGATTGGGCCAACACTTAGTGCATTTAATTCACATCTTTAGGAATAAATATTTTCAGTTTTTCAAGAAAAAAAATATTTGTGCAAAACGCAAACATAAAATGGAACAAATTCTGCTTTAAAATGTTTAAGAGTTCATATGAAATATATATATACACCTGCTGGACTCTGACACAAACACAGTGGTCACTCATCAGGACCAAAAAACACAGTTGCAGCTTAGTTTATATCGTAAATTTTAAATTGTATAATATTTTCTAAGAGTTGATAACTTTATATCACTTTTTTTTTTAACACCAACTTTATATCACTATGATCATGTTTTTCTTCTTCTTGAATTAACACAAGTACTGGATTGAATAGGTCCTTTGGTCCTACCGGCATCCGAACAGCTGCTCTTCCTCACGTCTCTCATCGGACGTAAAATCTTTAATGCAAAGTGGAAGCC
Coding sequences within:
- the LOC106295308 gene encoding 3-ketoacyl-CoA synthase 5, coding for MSPPKMPDLSTSTKHKYVKLGYQYLVNNFLTLLLIPILAYTALELFRMGPEEILNHLNSLNFNLLHILCSSFLIIFVSTVYFMSKPRTIYLVDYSCFKPPVTCRVPFATFMEHSRLNLIDSPKSVEFQMRILERSGLGEETCLPPAIHYIPPTPTMDAARSEAELVIFTAMDDLFKKTGLKPKDIDILIVNCSLFSPTPSLSAMIINKYKLRSNIKSLNLSGMGCSASLISVDVARDLLQVHPNSNAVIVSTEIITPNYYQGKERAMLLPNCLFRMGAAAILLSNRRSDRWRAKYNLCHLVRTHRGAEDKSYYCVYEQEDDESHVGINLNKDLMAIAGEALKSNITTIGPLVLPASEQLLFLTSLIGRKIFNAKWKPYIPDFKMALEHFCIHAGGRAVIDELQKSLQLSAEHVEASRMTLHRFGNTSSSSLWYELSYIEAKGKMKRGDRVWQIAFGSGFKCNSAVWKSNRTIKTPTEGPWSDCIDRYPVFIPEVVKL